Proteins encoded within one genomic window of Marinobacter halotolerans:
- a CDS encoding STAS domain-containing protein, translating into MAGYKILQAEQQGIYVLKFIGEIRLNLCSTLDNLVESITQDPDFKTVVVDVTETDIIDSTTLGLLAKIAMAAKKRSQFLPTLISTNPDITRIAISMGFDKIFIIVKEPASRIEELEEIPVLKASEQEVRDKVLEAHRVLMGMNSRNREEFKNLVRALECEEPG; encoded by the coding sequence ATGGCTGGTTATAAAATCCTGCAGGCGGAACAACAGGGCATTTATGTCCTCAAGTTTATTGGAGAAATCCGGCTAAACCTCTGTTCAACGCTGGACAATCTTGTTGAGTCCATCACTCAGGACCCGGACTTCAAAACCGTAGTGGTTGATGTTACCGAAACCGACATCATCGACAGCACCACGCTCGGTCTGCTTGCAAAGATCGCCATGGCCGCCAAGAAGCGCAGCCAGTTCCTACCCACACTGATCTCCACCAATCCGGACATCACCCGTATCGCCATCTCCATGGGCTTTGACAAGATTTTTATTATTGTGAAAGAGCCCGCCTCCCGCATTGAAGAGCTTGAAGAAATCCCCGTGCTCAAGGCGAGTGAACAGGAAGTCCGCGACAAGGTCCTTGAAGCCCATCGTGTGCTGATGGGCATGAACAGCCGCAACCGGGAAGAATTCAAGAACCTGGTGCGCGCCCTGGAATGCGAAGAGCCCGGCTAA
- a CDS encoding PP2C family protein-serine/threonine phosphatase — MTSRTERILIIDSDENARSELGRYLSARGFYVYDSPDLASARSLFDRDTPDIIFADLSPAAISELVGRLDDAGIFAPIVAVSATHRAADIVEALRAGAADVALKPCADDKGALDDVIGKLFDRVRVNRLNHLYRQELEEANRDLRDGIAELRADQNAGRKVQLKMLPDHEQVISGLSVDHLIKPSLYLSGDFLDYFPLSDDKVLVYIADVSGHGASSAFVTVLLKNLTNRLQRNLRRGSSSDILHPNQFLDRINTELLDTGLGKHVTVFVGIISVSERALRYSVGAHFPMPILSFVSGETRFLEGSGLPVGLFEDPQWEVYEVPLHEPFNLILFSDGILEVIREKSLDEKERQLLEVVSGGRHTIGALSDALNLEEITELPDDIAIVSVTDSKSVINGPTST, encoded by the coding sequence ATGACATCGCGCACCGAGCGCATTCTGATCATCGACTCAGACGAAAATGCCCGTTCAGAGCTTGGCCGTTACCTGAGCGCCCGGGGCTTCTACGTTTACGATTCCCCGGACCTGGCCTCCGCTCGCTCTCTGTTTGATCGCGACACCCCGGATATCATCTTTGCCGACCTGTCCCCCGCGGCTATATCGGAGCTGGTCGGCCGCCTGGATGATGCAGGTATCTTTGCGCCTATTGTTGCTGTTTCGGCCACCCACCGAGCCGCCGATATTGTAGAAGCACTGAGGGCGGGCGCCGCCGATGTGGCGCTCAAGCCCTGCGCCGACGACAAGGGCGCCCTGGATGATGTGATCGGCAAGCTGTTTGACCGGGTTCGCGTTAACCGGCTCAATCATCTTTACCGTCAGGAGCTGGAAGAGGCCAACCGCGACTTGCGCGACGGTATTGCCGAGCTCCGCGCCGACCAGAATGCCGGACGCAAGGTCCAGCTCAAGATGCTGCCTGACCACGAACAGGTCATTTCAGGCCTTAGCGTCGACCACCTTATCAAACCCTCGCTCTATCTGAGCGGCGATTTTCTCGACTATTTCCCGTTATCCGACGACAAAGTCCTGGTTTACATCGCCGACGTATCCGGCCATGGCGCCAGTTCAGCCTTCGTGACTGTTCTGCTGAAAAACCTGACCAACCGGCTGCAACGCAACCTGCGCCGCGGGTCCAGCAGTGACATTCTGCACCCGAATCAGTTCCTGGATCGTATCAATACCGAACTGCTGGATACCGGGCTGGGCAAGCACGTTACGGTATTCGTGGGCATTATCTCGGTTTCCGAGCGAGCGCTGCGCTACTCGGTCGGTGCGCATTTCCCGATGCCGATCCTGTCTTTCGTGAGCGGCGAGACACGGTTTCTCGAGGGCAGCGGGTTGCCGGTGGGGCTTTTTGAAGATCCCCAATGGGAAGTTTACGAGGTTCCGTTGCACGAACCTTTCAATCTGATTCTGTTTTCAGACGGAATTCTGGAAGTTATCCGGGAGAAGAGCCTGGATGAAAAGGAGCGGCAGCTACTTGAAGTCGTATCTGGAGGCCGTCACACTATTGGGGCATTAAGCGATGCTCTGAATCTGGAAGAGATCACAGAGTTACCTGACGATATTGCTATCGTATCGGTGACGGACTCGAAGTCCGTTATCAATGGGCCGACGTCGACATAG
- a CDS encoding electron transfer flavoprotein subunit beta/FixA family protein — MKVLVAVKRVIDYNVKVRVKPDNTGVDLANVKMAMNPFCEIAVEEAVRLKEKGVASEIVVVTIGPKAAQEQIRTALALGADRGIHIETDEEVQSLEAAKLLKSVVEKEEPKLVILGKQSIDSDNNQTGQMLAALTGMGQGTFASEVVIEGEKVQVTREIDGGLMTVGLSLPAVVTTDLRLNEPRYASLPNIMKAKKKPLDTMSPADLGVEITSRLSTLKVEAPASRQAGIKVADVAELVDKLKNEAKVI; from the coding sequence ATGAAGGTTCTGGTCGCCGTAAAACGAGTTATTGATTACAACGTAAAGGTGCGCGTCAAGCCGGACAACACCGGTGTGGACCTTGCCAACGTCAAAATGGCAATGAACCCATTCTGTGAAATCGCGGTTGAAGAAGCGGTTCGTCTGAAAGAGAAGGGCGTTGCCAGTGAAATCGTCGTGGTTACCATCGGCCCCAAGGCTGCCCAGGAGCAGATCCGTACTGCACTGGCCCTCGGTGCAGACCGTGGCATTCACATCGAGACCGATGAGGAAGTCCAGTCTCTGGAAGCAGCCAAGCTGCTGAAGAGCGTTGTCGAGAAAGAAGAGCCCAAGCTGGTTATTCTTGGCAAGCAGTCCATCGATTCTGACAACAACCAGACTGGCCAGATGCTGGCAGCACTGACCGGAATGGGCCAGGGCACCTTCGCATCCGAAGTGGTTATTGAAGGGGAGAAAGTTCAGGTAACCCGTGAAATCGACGGCGGCCTGATGACGGTTGGCCTGAGCCTGCCTGCGGTTGTTACTACCGACCTTCGCCTCAACGAGCCGCGCTATGCTTCTCTGCCGAACATTATGAAGGCGAAGAAGAAGCCTCTGGACACCATGTCACCGGCTGATCTTGGCGTTGAGATTACATCGCGTCTGTCCACCCTGAAGGTTGAGGCTCCGGCTTCCCGTCAGGCGGGTATCAAGGTAGCGGATGTAGCTGAGCTGGTCGACAAACTGAAGAACGAAGCGAAGGTGATCTAA
- a CDS encoding HD domain-containing protein, with the protein MRSAVNDLLGAYDKLIMDPVHGGIPLYRHEIQVIDHPLFQRLRNICQNDILSLVFPGATHSRFLHSIGVMYVGTRMFRSMIDAYLRERKLSDQNDLSMNQLDAIDYLAKIIRLGCLLHDSGHSSFSHQFTQARRIHELMARPERFEELWKDADYTVYHSEKPHELEHEHYSVRVAHDVLSAVSMAEAGLDARDVIGIMETTDVQPSETFCQHARTFWHFIAGEDAESGVLSKSDTPRLVMDLLSSIVSGEIDADRADYMLRDGFHSSVTIGGFNLDHLLSNLRFGWDVREPWLGLAITQKGLGALEDFVYSRHQMYRKVYAHKTALGFDWLLREAINEVLDDPDMFAWVDTCLSDMRHFADLTDSFFWEAFRKVSRNHPRSFSRCIVDRVKLNHLDTREDLTAQGIEDHSRWLASQLALDPDEVVTCSMRARFSNIQDNFNGIKVLVKDPINRSRSLKKITEVSAFFSKFQDGTITHFYTPPASTRDR; encoded by the coding sequence ATGCGAAGTGCAGTCAATGACCTGCTCGGTGCCTACGATAAACTGATCATGGACCCCGTCCATGGCGGTATTCCTCTTTACCGGCACGAAATCCAGGTGATTGACCACCCGCTGTTCCAGCGCCTGCGCAATATCTGCCAGAACGACATCCTGAGCCTGGTATTCCCCGGCGCCACCCACTCCCGTTTTCTGCACAGCATCGGTGTTATGTACGTTGGAACACGGATGTTTCGCTCAATGATTGACGCCTACCTGCGCGAGCGCAAACTCAGTGATCAGAACGATCTCAGCATGAATCAGTTGGATGCGATTGATTATCTTGCCAAAATCATCCGCCTCGGCTGCTTGCTGCATGACAGCGGGCATTCCAGTTTCTCCCACCAGTTCACCCAGGCCCGACGCATCCACGAGCTGATGGCCCGGCCCGAGCGTTTTGAAGAGCTCTGGAAAGATGCGGACTACACCGTCTATCACAGCGAAAAGCCCCACGAACTGGAGCATGAGCACTATTCCGTGCGGGTGGCCCACGACGTTCTGTCGGCGGTATCCATGGCAGAAGCCGGCCTGGATGCCCGGGACGTCATCGGGATAATGGAAACCACCGACGTCCAGCCCAGCGAAACCTTCTGTCAGCACGCCCGCACCTTCTGGCACTTTATTGCCGGCGAGGATGCAGAATCCGGCGTTCTCAGCAAATCCGACACGCCGCGACTGGTAATGGATCTGCTTTCATCCATTGTCTCCGGTGAAATCGATGCGGATCGGGCGGATTACATGCTAAGGGACGGGTTTCATTCCTCCGTGACGATTGGTGGCTTCAATCTGGACCACCTGCTCAGCAACCTGCGGTTCGGCTGGGACGTGCGGGAGCCCTGGTTGGGACTGGCCATTACCCAGAAGGGCCTTGGGGCGCTTGAAGATTTCGTTTATAGCCGTCACCAGATGTACCGCAAGGTCTACGCCCACAAAACGGCGCTCGGTTTTGACTGGCTGCTGCGCGAGGCAATCAATGAAGTGCTGGACGACCCAGACATGTTCGCCTGGGTTGATACCTGCCTCAGCGATATGCGGCATTTTGCCGACCTGACAGACAGCTTTTTCTGGGAGGCCTTCCGGAAAGTCTCCCGCAACCACCCCCGCAGTTTTTCCCGCTGTATTGTCGACCGGGTTAAGCTCAACCACCTCGACACGAGAGAGGACCTTACCGCCCAGGGGATCGAAGATCACAGTCGCTGGCTGGCATCCCAACTGGCGCTGGACCCCGACGAGGTGGTGACCTGCTCGATGCGGGCGCGCTTTTCCAATATTCAGGACAACTTCAACGGTATCAAGGTGCTCGTGAAAGACCCCATCAACCGCTCACGCTCGCTGAAGAAGATTACCGAGGTCAGCGCGTTTTTCAGCAAATTTCAGGACGGCACCATCACCCATTTCTACACACCACCTGCATCCACCAGGGACCGCTAA
- a CDS encoding NAD(P)H-dependent glycerol-3-phosphate dehydrogenase, which yields MSQNTDAQPQRPGASGQHVAVLGGGSFGTAMAKVLAENGHTVHFWMRDQAQADQIRETGYNTRYMPDVKLEGDIRPTIHLPEAVANAGTVLVAIPSKAFRAVIRENSAAFRDGQIVVSLTKGIEEHGFKLMSEILVEEIPRCRIGVLGGPNLAGEIVSRDLTATTIAAKDPDVRRELQLLLGCEYFRVYANVDVYGVELAGALKNIYAIIAGLASARGLGENAKAMLITRGLAEMSRFAVSLGANPMTFMGLAGVGDLIVTCTSSKSRNFRIGYALGEGKDLDDAVAELGQVAEGIYTLKLVKQKSEAIGIYMPLVRGLHEIMYEGASINAVINSLMMSVQNSDVEFILPRTISQ from the coding sequence ATGTCTCAAAACACTGATGCCCAACCGCAGAGGCCCGGGGCCAGCGGTCAGCATGTGGCTGTACTGGGTGGCGGCAGCTTTGGTACGGCCATGGCCAAGGTTCTTGCAGAGAACGGCCACACCGTCCATTTCTGGATGCGTGATCAGGCGCAGGCCGACCAGATCCGGGAAACCGGCTACAACACCCGCTATATGCCGGATGTAAAGCTTGAGGGCGATATCCGGCCTACCATACATCTGCCGGAAGCCGTGGCGAATGCCGGCACGGTTCTGGTTGCGATTCCCAGTAAGGCATTCCGTGCTGTGATCCGCGAGAACAGCGCCGCCTTCCGGGACGGTCAGATTGTGGTCAGCCTGACCAAGGGTATCGAAGAACACGGCTTCAAGCTGATGAGCGAAATACTGGTGGAAGAAATTCCCCGCTGCCGGATTGGCGTGCTCGGGGGCCCTAATCTCGCCGGCGAAATTGTCAGCCGTGACCTTACCGCCACCACCATTGCCGCAAAAGATCCGGATGTGCGCCGGGAACTCCAGTTGCTGCTTGGCTGTGAGTATTTCCGGGTGTACGCCAATGTCGACGTTTACGGCGTGGAGCTGGCGGGCGCGCTGAAGAACATCTATGCCATCATTGCCGGCCTGGCCTCGGCTCGTGGTCTTGGCGAGAACGCCAAAGCGATGCTCATTACCCGCGGCCTTGCGGAGATGAGCCGGTTTGCCGTCAGCCTGGGAGCAAACCCGATGACCTTTATGGGGCTGGCCGGGGTGGGAGACCTGATCGTTACCTGTACTTCCTCCAAAAGCCGGAACTTCCGGATTGGTTATGCTCTGGGTGAGGGCAAGGATCTGGATGACGCCGTGGCGGAACTGGGGCAGGTGGCAGAAGGCATCTATACGCTGAAACTGGTGAAACAGAAATCCGAGGCAATCGGTATCTACATGCCGCTGGTTCGCGGCCTGCACGAGATCATGTATGAGGGCGCCTCAATCAATGCGGTGATTAACAGCCTGATGATGTCGGTCCAGAATTCCGACGTGGAATTTATCTTGCCCAGAACGATATCCCAGTGA
- a CDS encoding SixA phosphatase family protein — protein sequence MQLIIMRHGEAGYHSLDRQRELTEYGRQAVAEVAAQIAESPWRPRTLWCSPLVRARQTAAIASEILNCPVYEKEFITPDDDPGKCLDAVLESSESKLMIVSHMPLVGSLATLFVDGHRQGIPLMTAQAIVLDMPVAGPGCADLKAQFLP from the coding sequence GTGCAACTGATCATTATGCGACACGGCGAGGCAGGTTATCACTCCCTCGATCGTCAGCGGGAGCTGACCGAATATGGCCGGCAGGCGGTGGCCGAAGTTGCAGCACAGATTGCCGAATCGCCATGGCGGCCCAGAACGCTCTGGTGCAGCCCCCTGGTCAGGGCGCGCCAGACTGCGGCCATCGCCTCCGAAATACTGAACTGTCCGGTCTACGAAAAAGAGTTCATTACCCCTGATGACGACCCCGGCAAATGCCTGGATGCAGTGCTGGAGTCGTCGGAATCCAAATTGATGATTGTGTCCCACATGCCGCTTGTGGGCAGCCTGGCTACGCTTTTTGTTGACGGACACCGACAGGGCATACCGTTGATGACCGCCCAGGCTATTGTGCTGGATATGCCGGTAGCGGGCCCAGGCTGCGCCGATCTGAAAGCGCAGTTCCTGCCGTAA
- a CDS encoding electron transfer flavoprotein subunit alpha/FixB family protein, with amino-acid sequence MSILVFADHDNSSLKQSTLNVVAAAKAIGGDIDILVAGENCGSVGEAAAQAEGVNKVLVADNAAYGHSLAENLSELVAEVGKGYSHILASAGTTGKDFMPRVAALLDVAQVSDIMRVESEDTFVRPIYAGNAIATVKATDSIKVITVRPTAFDPVAAEGGSASVEALDVVKDAGLSEFVSEELAKSDRPDLSSADIVISGGRGMQNGDNFKMLESVADQLGAAIGASRAAVDAGFVPNDMQVGQTGKIVAPQLYIAVGISGAIQHLAGMGDSKVIAAINKDEEAPIFQVADYGLVADLFEAVPQLEEELKKVL; translated from the coding sequence ATGAGCATCCTTGTATTTGCTGATCATGATAACAGCAGCCTGAAGCAGTCCACGCTCAACGTGGTTGCCGCTGCTAAAGCCATCGGTGGCGATATCGACATTCTGGTTGCCGGTGAAAACTGTGGTTCCGTAGGCGAAGCTGCGGCACAGGCCGAAGGCGTGAACAAGGTTCTGGTTGCGGATAATGCCGCTTACGGTCACTCACTGGCAGAAAACCTGTCAGAGCTGGTGGCAGAAGTTGGCAAGGGTTACAGCCACATTCTAGCCTCCGCAGGCACCACCGGTAAGGATTTCATGCCGCGTGTTGCAGCATTGCTGGACGTTGCCCAGGTGTCGGACATCATGCGCGTTGAGTCCGAGGACACATTCGTGCGTCCGATCTACGCGGGTAACGCCATCGCGACCGTGAAAGCGACTGACAGCATCAAGGTCATCACGGTTCGTCCCACCGCCTTTGATCCGGTTGCTGCTGAAGGCGGATCCGCGTCTGTTGAAGCACTGGACGTTGTGAAGGATGCAGGCCTGTCCGAGTTCGTCAGTGAAGAGCTTGCCAAGTCCGACCGTCCTGACCTGTCCAGCGCCGACATCGTCATTTCCGGTGGCCGCGGCATGCAGAACGGTGACAACTTCAAGATGCTGGAAAGCGTTGCCGACCAACTGGGTGCCGCCATCGGCGCTTCCCGTGCGGCGGTTGATGCCGGTTTCGTACCGAACGATATGCAGGTCGGCCAGACCGGTAAGATCGTTGCACCGCAGCTGTACATCGCGGTGGGCATTTCCGGTGCTATCCAGCACCTGGCAGGTATGGGCGATTCCAAAGTGATCGCAGCCATCAACAAGGACGAAGAGGCGCCGATTTTTCAGGTAGCTGATTACGGCCTGGTTGCTGACCTGTTCGAAGCTGTACCACAGCTGGAAGAAGAACTGAAAAAGGTTCTTTGA
- a CDS encoding DUF883 family protein, which produces MEAKTTQDDYEQVKRDLQALREDLSKLTKTVSESQKSNISSLRDEIRRESREAFDQVRQKGDEALHRARDAGDKAVHDVEHRIEERPFLSIVIMFLAGILVGKMFDR; this is translated from the coding sequence ATGGAAGCCAAAACTACCCAGGACGACTACGAACAGGTCAAGCGGGATTTGCAAGCTCTACGCGAAGATCTGTCCAAATTAACCAAGACCGTTTCGGAAAGCCAGAAGAGCAATATCAGCAGTCTTCGGGATGAAATCCGTCGTGAAAGCCGTGAAGCTTTTGACCAGGTCAGACAGAAAGGCGACGAAGCCCTGCACCGTGCAAGAGATGCCGGAGATAAGGCCGTCCATGATGTCGAACACCGGATTGAAGAGCGACCCTTCCTGAGTATCGTCATTATGTTTCTGGCGGGCATACTCGTAGGCAAGATGTTTGATCGCTGA
- a CDS encoding NAD(P)/FAD-dependent oxidoreductase, producing MMINNSQSSPNLRSIAVIGSGLAGLTSALLLQEQGHQVTVFEKSRGPGGRLAAKRVDGGSADIGAQYFTIRNPAFYQFLDEHAGTDAYAPWQGRFGYQTAPGQWEPFPDETRYVGVPRMTAITRALSAKTDMVAQTRIARLESDENKTWVLVSTEDERFGPFDAVIVTAPPAQAQDLLADSKLVDLAAELDEPVRHVQPCWSVAVHFSRPPFESYEGMRVKSDLLSWVGNNSSKPGRDDAGQWWVLHASSDWSRANVDRPAEQVAGDMIREFQSVTGSRQEPDNVVTHRWLYAKSSDTDTPGHRWFADQRIGLAGDWLSGGRVEGAFNSASGLVDAMGNISG from the coding sequence ATGATGATTAACAATTCTCAGTCTTCCCCAAATTTACGTTCTATCGCGGTCATCGGTTCAGGGCTTGCGGGGCTTACCTCCGCACTTTTGCTCCAGGAACAGGGGCATCAGGTCACCGTTTTTGAAAAAAGTCGGGGCCCCGGCGGACGCCTGGCGGCCAAGCGGGTTGACGGTGGCTCCGCCGATATTGGCGCTCAGTATTTCACAATACGTAACCCGGCGTTTTATCAGTTTCTGGATGAACATGCCGGAACCGATGCTTATGCACCCTGGCAGGGACGTTTCGGGTATCAGACCGCGCCGGGGCAGTGGGAGCCGTTTCCGGATGAGACTCGCTACGTCGGCGTACCCAGAATGACCGCCATTACCCGGGCCCTGTCTGCAAAGACTGATATGGTTGCCCAGACCCGGATTGCCAGGCTGGAAAGCGATGAAAACAAGACTTGGGTACTGGTATCCACCGAGGACGAACGCTTCGGGCCTTTTGACGCTGTCATCGTCACCGCACCTCCGGCCCAGGCACAGGACCTGCTTGCCGACAGCAAGCTGGTTGACCTGGCGGCGGAGCTGGATGAGCCGGTTCGCCATGTGCAGCCGTGCTGGTCCGTGGCCGTACACTTTTCCCGGCCACCGTTCGAAAGCTATGAGGGAATGCGGGTAAAGAGCGACCTTCTCAGCTGGGTGGGCAACAATTCCAGCAAGCCGGGCAGGGATGACGCCGGACAATGGTGGGTACTCCACGCGTCCTCCGACTGGTCCCGGGCCAATGTCGACAGGCCGGCGGAACAGGTGGCCGGTGACATGATTCGCGAATTTCAGTCTGTCACCGGCTCCCGACAGGAGCCGGATAACGTGGTCACTCATCGCTGGCTGTATGCAAAATCCTCTGACACCGATACGCCGGGCCACCGCTGGTTTGCGGACCAGCGAATCGGACTGGCAGGAGACTGGCTCAGTGGCGGCCGCGTTGAGGGTGCATTTAATAGTGCCAGCGGCCTGGTCGATGCCATGGGCAATATTTCCGGTTAG
- a CDS encoding electron transfer flavoprotein-ubiquinone oxidoreductase produces the protein MERESMEFDVLIVGGGPAGLSAACRIMQMAQESEQELTVCVVEKGSEIGAHILAGTVFEPTALNELFPDWKEKGAPLNTPVTRDDIFLLKNQKNASKIPNAFVPKNMHNHGNYIISLGNLCRWLAEQAEELGVEVYPGFAASETIIEDGQVKGIITGDMGLARDGSEKDGYMPGMELRAKYTLFTEGCRGHLGKRLINDFKLDEGKDPQHYGIGIKELWDIDPAKHEPGLVIHTTGWPLNESGSTGGSFLYHLENGQVYVGLITDLSYSNPHLSPFDEFQRLKLHPEISKHLEGGKRVSYGARAITKGGFNSLPKMSFPGGLLLGCDAGTLNSSKIKGSHTAMKSGILGAEAVFEALKEGKAGEEITSFEERFKDSWLYKELFNERNFSPGMHKFGNFVGGAIAFFEQNILHRTLPFTFHDTVPDYATLKQADQAKKIDYPKPDNKLTFDKLSSVFISNTNHEEDQPVHLKLTNPTIPLEENLPKYNEPAQRYCPAGVYEVVEKDDGSGLKFQINAQNCVHCKTCDIKDPAQNINWVTPEGGGGPNYPNM, from the coding sequence GTGGAACGCGAATCGATGGAATTTGATGTTCTGATCGTCGGCGGTGGGCCTGCGGGCCTTTCGGCAGCCTGTCGCATCATGCAGATGGCCCAGGAGTCCGAACAGGAGTTGACGGTTTGTGTGGTAGAAAAAGGTTCCGAGATCGGCGCCCACATTCTGGCCGGCACGGTATTTGAGCCAACGGCCCTCAATGAACTCTTCCCGGACTGGAAAGAAAAAGGGGCACCGCTGAATACGCCGGTTACCCGCGACGACATTTTCCTTTTGAAAAACCAGAAAAACGCCAGCAAGATCCCCAACGCGTTTGTTCCCAAAAACATGCACAACCACGGCAACTATATTATTAGCCTTGGCAACCTGTGCCGCTGGCTGGCCGAGCAGGCCGAGGAACTCGGCGTTGAGGTGTATCCCGGCTTCGCCGCATCCGAAACCATTATCGAAGACGGCCAGGTTAAAGGCATCATTACCGGCGATATGGGCTTGGCCCGCGACGGTTCCGAGAAAGACGGCTACATGCCTGGCATGGAACTGCGCGCCAAGTACACCCTGTTCACTGAAGGCTGTCGCGGTCACCTGGGCAAGCGCCTCATCAATGATTTCAAGCTGGATGAAGGCAAGGATCCGCAACACTATGGCATCGGCATCAAGGAGCTGTGGGACATTGACCCGGCCAAACACGAGCCGGGCCTGGTCATCCACACCACAGGCTGGCCGCTGAACGAATCCGGCTCCACCGGTGGTTCGTTCCTGTATCACCTGGAAAACGGCCAAGTCTATGTCGGGCTGATCACGGACCTGTCCTACAGTAACCCGCACCTGAGCCCGTTCGATGAATTCCAGCGGCTGAAACTGCACCCGGAAATCAGCAAGCACCTGGAAGGCGGAAAGCGGGTCTCCTACGGCGCCCGCGCCATTACCAAGGGCGGCTTCAATTCCCTGCCGAAGATGAGCTTCCCCGGTGGCCTGCTGCTGGGTTGCGATGCGGGCACCCTGAACAGCTCCAAGATCAAGGGCTCCCACACCGCCATGAAGTCCGGCATTCTGGGCGCTGAAGCGGTGTTCGAAGCGCTGAAGGAAGGCAAGGCCGGTGAAGAAATCACCAGTTTTGAGGAGCGTTTCAAGGACAGCTGGCTTTACAAGGAGCTGTTCAACGAGCGTAACTTCAGCCCGGGCATGCACAAGTTCGGTAACTTTGTTGGTGGCGCCATCGCGTTCTTCGAGCAGAACATCCTGCACAGAACCCTGCCGTTCACTTTTCACGACACGGTGCCAGACTACGCAACCCTGAAACAGGCCGATCAGGCCAAAAAGATCGACTATCCAAAACCGGATAACAAGCTGACCTTTGACAAGCTGTCCTCGGTGTTTATTTCCAACACCAACCACGAGGAAGACCAGCCAGTTCACCTTAAGCTGACCAATCCGACGATTCCGCTTGAGGAGAACCTCCCCAAGTACAACGAACCGGCTCAGCGCTATTGCCCTGCCGGGGTGTATGAGGTGGTTGAAAAGGACGATGGCAGTGGTCTGAAATTCCAGATCAACGCCCAAAACTGTGTCCACTGCAAAACCTGTGACATCAAGGATCCGGCCCAGAACATCAACTGGGTAACGCCGGAAGGTGGCGGTGGCCCCAACTACCCGAACATGTAA
- a CDS encoding DUF1285 domain-containing protein, with protein sequence MSQKPDAIAKQIESVAGKKAKPPLDKWHPELSGDIDIVVNRKGQWLYRGKPMAREAIVRLFSTILRREEDGHYYLVTPVEKWRIEVEDAPLLAHSLKVEGEGRERALSVTTSVGEELPIDEQHPLSVGTYPGTDEPRPVILLPHGLEARLVTSAYYELADLVAADNPDPDDPMGVWSHGNFYRIA encoded by the coding sequence ATGAGTCAGAAACCAGACGCCATTGCGAAGCAGATTGAGTCTGTCGCCGGTAAAAAGGCAAAGCCGCCGCTGGACAAATGGCACCCGGAACTGTCCGGTGATATCGATATTGTGGTTAATCGCAAGGGGCAGTGGCTCTATCGAGGCAAACCCATGGCTCGCGAAGCGATTGTCCGGCTGTTCTCTACCATTTTGCGTCGGGAAGAAGACGGCCATTACTACCTGGTCACGCCGGTGGAGAAGTGGCGCATCGAGGTAGAAGACGCTCCGCTACTGGCTCACAGCCTGAAGGTTGAAGGTGAGGGCAGGGAGCGTGCCCTGTCGGTGACCACCAGTGTTGGTGAAGAACTTCCCATTGACGAGCAACATCCGCTCTCCGTCGGCACCTATCCCGGGACGGACGAGCCGCGGCCGGTGATACTTCTGCCCCATGGCCTGGAGGCCAGGCTGGTGACGTCGGCCTATTACGAGCTGGCCGATCTGGTGGCTGCCGATAATCCGGATCCGGACGATCCCATGGGGGTCTGGAGTCATGGAAATTTCTATCGAATTGCCTGA
- a CDS encoding FKBP-type peptidyl-prolyl cis-trans isomerase: MAQPRVVTIHYTLTNDQGEELDSSRVEGREPLSYLEGAQNIIGGLENALNEKDAGDQVKVSVEPGEGYGEVNEELIQPVPLTAFEGVDTIEPGMQFQAQTPGGPQVVRVVEVGDETVTIDANHPLAGQTLHFDVEVVEAREATDEEQEHGHAH; encoded by the coding sequence ATGGCCCAACCACGTGTTGTCACCATCCATTACACGCTTACAAACGATCAGGGAGAAGAGCTGGACTCCTCCCGTGTAGAAGGTCGCGAGCCTCTGTCTTATCTGGAAGGTGCGCAAAACATCATCGGTGGACTGGAAAACGCCCTGAACGAGAAAGATGCTGGCGATCAGGTGAAAGTTTCTGTCGAGCCGGGCGAAGGCTACGGCGAAGTCAACGAAGAGCTGATTCAGCCTGTTCCGCTGACTGCATTTGAAGGCGTCGATACCATCGAGCCGGGCATGCAGTTCCAGGCACAGACTCCGGGCGGCCCTCAGGTCGTTCGTGTAGTAGAAGTTGGCGATGAAACCGTCACTATCGATGCCAACCATCCGCTGGCGGGCCAGACTCTGCACTTCGACGTAGAAGTTGTGGAAGCTCGCGAAGCAACGGATGAAGAGCAGGAGCATGGTCACGCTCACTAA